A genomic segment from Ptychodera flava strain L36383 chromosome 8, AS_Pfla_20210202, whole genome shotgun sequence encodes:
- the LOC139138053 gene encoding von Willebrand factor D and EGF domain-containing protein-like yields the protein MIFHHLNSLRLFLLFVWQVMTTDYDTDRCRVFGGGHLSSFDRTENTLSVGDDLLLHQSNTGDFEVRGRTWPCWYSSCVCSVKVRENGDEISVDMCDGEWSRTAPSVGQLSEGQLRQNVRVTKDETGKLFKVYMSSGRIVRVETHYWGMNVFVQSTSDDDENSFGLCGMTALNIATSVPSSVQADSDNYCACIVSEAGDEFDSEGCGFNTDVFQPISEYDLHREIDITNSLSTFLPRQQRSLTRRKQRSVFMPPEIEWPTANGVTQEEADRSCRWAIQNSSLADFCGDVEGVDLFIGVDGCVYDIGMTDGFEMVNNAVLMMEDLCEEMVLKNLSYYVQITSTDDIMAVPPSLIRHRCRFDCSGRGYCADGVCQCNEGYGDVDCSDLSKPPIIWSINGAYERYACNGAEEDCRSVSIIGNNFLNSPFLTCHFSQELEPATHTTAVAADEQTLTVTAATFISFWEVICQLPANLVTDHNSREIAASLSTLEIHVSNIAGVGLSNGLLFTEFDSECIDCDETAVCTPKAAHYVRQPEIFAIVFAMSKPLMPEKMLKRLHFHGKEYGTLHDHLPSAILPSDFGGQLVNYDSQDWFEELCKEDRKFEEYNQYGFSKDSETLGGVSQGADPVGGLAGSFRKLET from the exons ATGATTTTCCATCACTTGAATTCGCTCAGGTTATTCCTTTTGTTTGTCTGGCAGGTGATGACTACGGACTACGACACCGATCGATGCAGAGTATTTGGTGGCGGTCACCTTTCATCCTTCGACAGAAC AGAGAACACTCTTAGCGTTGGGGATGATCTTCTGTTGCATCAGAGCAATACTGGAGACTTTGAG GTGCGAGGCCGTACCTGGCCATGTTGGTATTCGTCTTGCGTTTGTAGTGTCAAAGTCCGTGAAAATGGTGACGAGATCTCAGTTGATATGTGTGATGGTGAATGGTCGAGGACAGCGCCATCTGTTGGCCAACTCAGTGAAGGGCAACTTCGTCAAAATGTCAGAGTTACCAAAGACGAAACCGGGAAACTATTTAAG GTCTACATGTCGTCTGGTAGAATTGTGCGCGTGGAAACACATTATTGGGGGATGAACGTATTTGTTCAATCAACAAGTGACGATGACGAAAATTCATTCGGACTCTGTGGAATGACAGCCTTGAACATCGCCACCTCGGTGCCGAGTAGTGTGCAGGCCGACTCTGACAA CTACTGCGCATGTATTGTATCGGAGGCTGGAGACGAATTTGACTCTGAAGGGTGTGGCTTTAACACCGatgtgtttcaaccaatctcCGAGTACGATTTACACAGGGAGATTGACATTACAAATTCTCTTTCGACATTCTTGCCTCGGCAACAGAGATCGCTGACAAG GAGAAAACAGCGGAGTGTTTTTATGCCTCCGGAAATAGAGTGGCCGACAGCCAATGGAGTCACGCAAGAGGAAGCTGACAGATCGTGTAGATGGGCGATTCAAAACTCGTCATTGGCTGATTTCTGTGGTGACGTGGAAGGAGTTGATTTGTTCATTGGAGTGGACGGATGTGTCTATGATATTGGG ATGACTGACGGTTTCGAAATGGTAAATAACGCTGTTCTGATGATGGAAGACTTGTGTGAAGAAATGGTTCTTAAAAATTTGTCTTACTACGTACAAA TCACTTCAACTGACGATATCATGGCTGTGCCGCCGTCACTGATCAGACATCGATGTCGTTTTGACTGTTCCGGACGAGGTTACTGTGCAGACGGAGTGTGCCAGTGTAATGAAG GCTACGGCGATGTTGATTGCAGTGATTTGTCAAAGCCTCCTATCATATGGTCCATAAATGGAGCATATGAACGCTACGCTTGTAACGGTGCTGAAGAAGATTGTCGCAGTGTTTCGATAATTGGAAATAATTTTCTAAATTCGCCGTTCTTGACCTGTCATTTTAGCCAAGAACTTGAA CCTGCCACGCATACGACAGCCGTTGCAGCCGACGAACAGACACTGACGGTAACAGCGGCTACTTTCATAAGTTTCTGGGAAGTCATTTGTCAGTTACCCGCCAATCTAGTCACCGACCATAACAGTAGAGAGATTGCTGCTTCGCTATCAACCCTTGAAATTCATGTTAGCAACATCGCCGGAGTGGGCCTTAGCAACGGGCTGCTGTTTACAGAATTTGACTCAGAGTGCATCGATTGTGACGAGACTGCAGTTTGTACACCAAAG GCCGCCCACTACGTCCGTCAGCCCGAGATCTTCGCTATTGTGTTTGCCATGTCTAAACCGTTGATGCCTGAGAAAATGTTGAAACGG CTGCATTTTCACGGCAAGGAATATGGTACCTTACACGACCACTTACCGTCGGCGATCTTACCATCAGATTTTGGCGGGCAGCTGGTAAACTACGACTCGCAAGACTGGTTTGAAGAATTATGCAAAGAGGACAGAAAGTTTGAGGAATACAACCAATACGGCTTCTCTAAGGACTCTGAAACTCTTGGTGGCGTATCACAAGGCGCTGATCCCGTCGGCGGCTTGGCGGGAAGTTTTAGAAAGCTCGAGACGTGA